In one Aythya fuligula isolate bAytFul2 chromosome 12, bAytFul2.pri, whole genome shotgun sequence genomic region, the following are encoded:
- the CLEC3A gene encoding C-type lectin domain family 3 member A, translated as MAQTGLRIFLLISILLLDQTISQASKFKARKHNKRRVKEKDDLKTQIDKLWREVNALKEMQALQTVCLRGTKAHKKCYLISEGTKHFHEANEDCIAKGGTLAIPRNSDETNTLQDYGKKSMPRVSEFWLGVNDMVNEGKFVDVNGMALQYFNWDRAQPNGGKRENCVFFSSQGKWVDEVCRTAKRYICEFLIP; from the exons ATGGCACAAACCGGGCTTAGGATTTTTCTACTCATAAGTATTTTACTGCTGGATCAGACCATCAGCCAGGCTTCCAAATTCAAAGCCAGGAAGCACAACAAACGTAGAGTGAAAG aaaaagatgacCTAAAGACTCAGATTGACAAATTGTGGCGAGAAGTAAATGCTCTCAAAGAAATGCAGGCACTTCAAACAG TCTGTCTTCGTGGGACAAAGGCCCATAAGAAGTGCTACCTCATATCAGAAGGCACCAAGCATTTTCATGAAGCCAATGAAGACTGCATAGCCAAGGGAGGGACTCTGGCTATCCCAAGGAATAGTGATGAAACAAATACTCTTCAAGACTACGGCAAGAAAAGCATGCCTAGAGTGTCTGAGTTTTGGCTGGGTGTCAATGACATGGTAAATGAAGGGAAGTTTGTTGATGTCAATGGCATGGCTCTACAGTACTTCAACTGGGATCGTGCCCAACCAAATGGGGGGAAGCGTGAaaattgtgtctttttttcatCACAAGGCAAGTGGGTGGATGAAGTCTGCCGTACTGCCAAAAGATATATCTGTGAGTTTTTGATCCCATAA